In Sulfitobacter guttiformis, the genomic stretch CAGAAGGGCCGTTTTCACCTTCTGGAATACCGTATGGAGCAAACGCCAGACGGCTGGCGTATCAGTGGTGTGCAGATACTTGATGCACCCGGCGCTGCTGTTTGAGGCGCAACAGCACCGTGACGGTGGCATAGCAGCACCTTAATCCCTCGTTGATATTTCCCTGCGGTGTGTCCGGCAGTTGCGCCGGAGAAGCGCGAAAGGGATATTATGAATACGGCACTCAGCAGCTTGAACAACCTAACCCCCGCCCCCTATGCAAGCGGGCTCGCGGCCTATTCCAACGGCAACGGCACGGCGGGATCGCCGAGTTATGCCACCTCCGGCAATGGAATTTTCGTTCCCGCAGATCAGGATTTCGGCGGTACGCTGGAAATTCTTAAGACAAGCAGCACGCAGACCCTCAGGTACAAAGGCGAGACACCAATTGTTCCGGGGTGCTATGTGCAGATCAAAGCGCGGGTAAAGGCAATCAGCGGGAATCTTCCATCGGTGCGGATCGCAGCCTATGCGGCACGTTCTGACGGTACAGCCCTGAGCGGTGTGGTGACCGAAGGCGCGTTGACCCCGCTGACCGCATACGGTCAGATTGTGGAGGTCAGTGCGATTGTGGGCATCGGCAACCGTTCCGGCGTGGATATGGTATGGGGCGTCAACGCAGATTACGGTCATTTCGGTATTGATCTGGTGGGGCAGAACGGTGGTGTGGTGCGGGTGGATGATATCGAGATCAACGATGTCTCTTCTCTGTTTCTGAGCGATATTGTCGCGACGATCGATGTCCGTGATTTTGGTGCAATTGGCGACGGTGTTACCGATGACACTGCGGCGTTCGAGGCGGCGAACCGTGCAGCGAACGATCGAACTGTCCTGATTCCTGCAGGGGTATTTCGCCTCAACGGGGATGTGACATTTGACACGCTCACCAAATTCGAAGGCAAGGTAACGATGCCAACATCGGCAGTTCTACTGCTGCGGCAAAATTTCGATTTGCCTAACTACATTCAGGCATTCGATGATGAAGAACTCGCGTTTAAAAAGGCGTTTCAGGCGTTGCTGAACAATTCGGATCACGAATCGCTTGATCTGGGGGGACGAAAGGTTGCGTTGACCGGACCAATTGATTTGCAGGCAGCCGTGCCCAACCGGACGCGTTATGAGACACGCCGTGCCATCCACAACGGCCAGCTCATTGCGATGACTGATGGCGATTGGGACACCACAACGATTACTGCGCAGGCAACATATAGCACAGGCAATCCACGCACCCTTACTAATGTGGCGAATGTGGCGAATATTCCCATAGGCAGCCATGTAAGCGGTTCTGGTGTGGGCCGCGAAATTTATGTTCGCGGCAAAAACGTAGCGCGCGGCGAACTCACGCTTAACGGACCATTGTACGATGCGGCAGGTACGCAGAATTTTACCTTTCGCCGATATAAATACATGCTCGATTTCAGCGGCTTTGATGTGATCGCAAAGTTTATAATCCACAATGTGGAGCTTCAGTGTCAGGAGCTTTGTAGCGGAATCATGCTGGCAGATGCAGGAACGATCTTTACGGTCCGTGACTGTTTCATAACCACACCGAAAGATCGCGGAATCACGTCGATTGGAGGTGGATGTCAGGGCATGTTCATCGAGCGCTGTCAATTTCTGTCAGCAGAAAATGATCTGGCGGTGTCACAGCGCAGCACGATTGCGCTCAACGTGAATGCGAATGATGTTAAGCTGCGCAATTGTCGGGCCGAAAGATTTCGCCATTTTGCGGTCATGGCAGGCCAGAATCACCTGATCATCGGAAACCACTTTTTTCAGGGTGATACCGTGAATGGCGGCATTCGGTCGGCTGGTGTGGTGCTGGCAGAGGCCTATGCATCCTGCGTTTTCAACAATAACTACGTCGATAACGCGTTTTTTGAATGGACAAACGAGCGGGACCCCACCCCCGGCTTCAACGGCGGTTTCTCTTTCAGCTCGCTTGAGGTGGCCGGAAACATCTTTCTATCGGGTGAGGTTGCGACCAGCTTTAGCTATCTGGTGATCAAGCCGTATGGCGAAGGCCATTTTATAAACGGTCTGAATGTGTCGGGTAATCGCTTCCGAAGCATCAATGGTTTTGTGGACCGCGCGGAGCGGGTCGATACCAGCTTTGCCGATTTGAACTTCACCCGTATGCGCAATGTCCGTTTCACTGGAAATTCGTTCCACGGGATCAGCAATCCGGTTGTTAACCCATTGTTGATGGAGGCCATAGAGGAGTCTAATCAGCAAACATGGGTGATCGAAACAGGACCCGGGCTGCCGTTTCAGGGGCGTTCGCTTAGTGTGGATTCCGTGGTGGTGCGAGGGGGCGTGCGTAATACGGCCAACCAACTCAATTATGATAACCCATTTGTGCGTGCGCAGCAGGGACCAGACGCAAATCAGGTGCATGTCGTATGGTCCGAGCCTGTACGTGGCAAGATTGCTGTGATGGCTCGAATGGACAACGATACCGTTTAGAGGAAAAGGGGTTTCGGCGCGCAATGTGCCGGAGCCCACCTTAGAACTCTCGCCACAGCCCCAATTTTATTGCGCTTTTTTCGATATTGCCCAGCTCGCTTTCGGCGCCGAATTGGAACCGGAATTTGGTCCAGTCCGGACTTAAAACCACTGATGGCGCGAGGGTCGCAGCGGTTTCGCCCGCGATATCGACGGTATAAAGCTGGAGCATGCCTGCGGTGAGATCGGTAAAGTTAAGGCCGACGGTCGTGTCCAGCTTGGCAATATGTTCTCCAAAAGTAACATCCCAGACCAGAGATGCCTCAATCGTAGCCCATCCCGATTTTTCACCCAATTTGATCCCGCGGCCCCAGCTCAGGCCTGCGCGCGCAATTGGAAGTGTTTGTACGCCGATCCACCCTGCGCCTATGCCTGCTTCATATGCCCATTTCGATGTTGCGTCCGGCGTTGATAATGCGCGCCGGAGGGAAAAAATAGCGTAACCGCTTTCAGGTGCAAAACGTAGTCTGAGCATGCTAATGTCTGCAATGAGAGTGGTTTTGTCGGTAAGCCCGTACTCCAGATAGGTTTGGCTCGATGTATCGAGAAAATAGGTTGCCGATATGGAGCTTGCCGTGAAGGAAGAGCCTTTTTCACGCAGCCACGGACCAGCCTTTGAGCTGCCTGCAAGGATGATGAGCAACAAGGCGGGCAAAAGGCGTTCGTACACTGTGGGCAATTCTCCTGCCCTCAGCTTTGGTTAACATCCGTTAATAAATAGTTAGCGAAGTCAAAAAAAGGCCTCGCTGTGAAGCGAGGCCCCTTACGTCTGGTAAACAAACGTCTCTCAGGTTTTGAGAGCTGTCCCGCGTGGCCCGATGAGGAGCCATACGACAAATCCGACGACTGGAAACGCTACAACGCCCAGACTCCACAAGATTTTGCCCAAAATGCCCGCATTGGACGAAAAGATCTGAAGCACTGCGTAGATGATAGCGATCAGATGAAGGGTCGCGAGAATGCCATATTCCATTGTAGTTCTCCCAAATGTGCTTTGTTAACTGTTATGATAAGAACAGTTTGGACAGCGGATTGTTCCAGATATTGTGAATAAAAGTGATGAAGTTTGTGGCGCAGATTTTCGTTGATGGCTCGAATGTATTGTTTTGGCGCGGTGGACAGGCAGATCGCGATGTCCCGCTTTTGGTGATACAGGCGCTTTTGAGGCGACGGTTTCAACCGGTCGTTTACTTTGATCACAGTATCGGGCGGCATCTGAGTAAGGACGATCTCGCTGCGCTGAGCAATGTTGCTCAGGTCGTCATAGCGCCACGTGGAACTCCCGCGGATGCACTGCTTCTCGCTGCAGCGGCGCAAGAGCGCATACAGATCGTTAGCTGTGACCGCTTTAGAGATTGGCGTCCAGATCAACCACAACTGAGAATGAAGTGGTTGGTTACAGGGCGGATCGAGAAGGGCGGGCAGGTAAGCTTTTCGAAAAAACTGAAGCCCGCACCGCTTTGACAAGCATGTTCATCTCCCGCGGCGTTTAACGCCACCACGCATACCGCCCCTGCCCATTGTGCTTCGACCGGATTTCGTTTTGGCGTCGTCCACGGCCTTGTCCACAGCGTATTGGCGCGCCATTGGATCATCCGCTATCGTCAGATCCACAGCCTCCAGGCGCTTTACCTCGTCGCGCAAGCGCGCCGCTTCTTCGAACTCGAGGTTTTCAGCGGCTTTGCGCATATCGGTGCGCAGTCCTTCAAGGACTGATTTAAGGTTGCCGCCCGCTAGCGGGTTGTCGATTTTCGCGGTAACCCGGGACTGATCGGTATCACCCTTATAAAGACCCGCAAGAATGTCCTCGACGTTCTTCTTCACAGTCGTCGGCGTGATGCCATGGAGCTCATTGTAGGCGACCTGCTTCACGCGACGGCGCTCGGTCTCGCCCATTGCGCGCTCCATGCTGCCGGTAATTCGGTCGGCGTACATGATAACGCGCCCCTCGGCGTTGCGAGCCGCGCGTCCGATAGTCTGGATCAGCGAAGTTTCCGAGCGCAGGAAGCCCTCTTTGTCAGCGTCGAGGATGGCTACCAGCCCGCATTCGGGAATATCCAAGCCTTCTCGCAGAAGGTTGATGCCGATCAGCACGTCAAACGCTCCAAGGCGAAGATCGCGAAGGATTTCTATCCGCTCGATTGTGTCGATATCAGAATGCATATAGCGCACGCGGATACCTTGCTCGTGCATGTATTCTGTGAGGTCCTCGGCCATCCGCTTGGTCAGCGTGGTGCACAACGTACGCATCCCCGCGGCAGAGACTTTTCGAACCTCGTCCAACAGGTCATCGACCTGC encodes the following:
- a CDS encoding glycosyl hydrolase family 28-related protein yields the protein MNTALSSLNNLTPAPYASGLAAYSNGNGTAGSPSYATSGNGIFVPADQDFGGTLEILKTSSTQTLRYKGETPIVPGCYVQIKARVKAISGNLPSVRIAAYAARSDGTALSGVVTEGALTPLTAYGQIVEVSAIVGIGNRSGVDMVWGVNADYGHFGIDLVGQNGGVVRVDDIEINDVSSLFLSDIVATIDVRDFGAIGDGVTDDTAAFEAANRAANDRTVLIPAGVFRLNGDVTFDTLTKFEGKVTMPTSAVLLLRQNFDLPNYIQAFDDEELAFKKAFQALLNNSDHESLDLGGRKVALTGPIDLQAAVPNRTRYETRRAIHNGQLIAMTDGDWDTTTITAQATYSTGNPRTLTNVANVANIPIGSHVSGSGVGREIYVRGKNVARGELTLNGPLYDAAGTQNFTFRRYKYMLDFSGFDVIAKFIIHNVELQCQELCSGIMLADAGTIFTVRDCFITTPKDRGITSIGGGCQGMFIERCQFLSAENDLAVSQRSTIALNVNANDVKLRNCRAERFRHFAVMAGQNHLIIGNHFFQGDTVNGGIRSAGVVLAEAYASCVFNNNYVDNAFFEWTNERDPTPGFNGGFSFSSLEVAGNIFLSGEVATSFSYLVIKPYGEGHFINGLNVSGNRFRSINGFVDRAERVDTSFADLNFTRMRNVRFTGNSFHGISNPVVNPLLMEAIEESNQQTWVIETGPGLPFQGRSLSVDSVVVRGGVRNTANQLNYDNPFVRAQQGPDANQVHVVWSEPVRGKIAVMARMDNDTV
- a CDS encoding PLDc N-terminal domain-containing protein, which translates into the protein MEYGILATLHLIAIIYAVLQIFSSNAGILGKILWSLGVVAFPVVGFVVWLLIGPRGTALKT
- a CDS encoding NYN domain-containing protein, which encodes MAQIFVDGSNVLFWRGGQADRDVPLLVIQALLRRRFQPVVYFDHSIGRHLSKDDLAALSNVAQVVIAPRGTPADALLLAAAAQERIQIVSCDRFRDWRPDQPQLRMKWLVTGRIEKGGQVSFSKKLKPAPL